From one Catharus ustulatus isolate bCatUst1 chromosome 1, bCatUst1.pri.v2, whole genome shotgun sequence genomic stretch:
- the CRH gene encoding corticoliberin isoform X2 produces the protein MKIPLLVSTGILLVALLPCQECRALSKSPAPAPGALHQPDFFQQQQQQQQQHQQTLPVLLRMGEEYFLRLGNLHKRPVGSFSASSSSTSHLQPEASASNFFRAAVQQLQQLPERSPGNREDGEAQGEAVEREKRSEEPPISLDLTFHLLREVLEMARAEQLAQQAHSNRKLMEIIGK, from the coding sequence ATGAAGATCCCGCTGCTGGTCTCCACGGGAATCCTGCTGGTcgccctcctgccctgccaggagtGCAGAGCTCTCAGCAAGAGCCCGGCACCCgcccctggggctctgcaccAGCCAGatttcttccagcagcagcagcaacagcagcagcagcatcagcaaactctgcctgtcctgctccGCATGGGAGAAGAGTATTTCCTGCGCCTGGGCAACCTTCACAAGAGACCCGTTGGCTCTTTCTCcgcctcctccagcagcaccagccaccTACAGCCCGAAGCCTCCGCCAGCAACTTTTTCCGGGCGGCGGttcaacagctgcagcagctgcccgAGCGCTCGCCGGGGAACCGAGAGGACGGCGAAGCCCAGGGTGAGGCCGTGGAGAGGGAGAAGCGATCCGAAGAGCCCCCTATTTCTCTGGATCTGACTTTCCACCTCCTTCGAGAAGTCTTGGAGatggcccgagccgagcagTTAGCGCAGCAAGCTCACAGCAACAGGAAACTGATGGAGATAATCGGGAAGTGA
- the CRH gene encoding corticoliberin isoform X1: MRCPALSGAERGVPRDTGNCPGRAGSGEIWAPIMKIPLLVSTGILLVALLPCQECRALSKSPAPAPGALHQPDFFQQQQQQQQQHQQTLPVLLRMGEEYFLRLGNLHKRPVGSFSASSSSTSHLQPEASASNFFRAAVQQLQQLPERSPGNREDGEAQGEAVEREKRSEEPPISLDLTFHLLREVLEMARAEQLAQQAHSNRKLMEIIGK, translated from the exons ATGCGCTGCCCTGCGCTGAGCGGGGCTGAGCGCGGCGTCCCGCGGGATACGGGCAACTGTCCTGGCCGGGCAGGGAGCGGGGAG ATTTGGGCCCCGATCATGAAGATCCCGCTGCTGGTCTCCACGGGAATCCTGCTGGTcgccctcctgccctgccaggagtGCAGAGCTCTCAGCAAGAGCCCGGCACCCgcccctggggctctgcaccAGCCAGatttcttccagcagcagcagcaacagcagcagcagcatcagcaaactctgcctgtcctgctccGCATGGGAGAAGAGTATTTCCTGCGCCTGGGCAACCTTCACAAGAGACCCGTTGGCTCTTTCTCcgcctcctccagcagcaccagccaccTACAGCCCGAAGCCTCCGCCAGCAACTTTTTCCGGGCGGCGGttcaacagctgcagcagctgcccgAGCGCTCGCCGGGGAACCGAGAGGACGGCGAAGCCCAGGGTGAGGCCGTGGAGAGGGAGAAGCGATCCGAAGAGCCCCCTATTTCTCTGGATCTGACTTTCCACCTCCTTCGAGAAGTCTTGGAGatggcccgagccgagcagTTAGCGCAGCAAGCTCACAGCAACAGGAAACTGATGGAGATAATCGGGAAGTGA